DNA sequence from the Brevundimonas sp. NIBR10 genome:
GGATGATGACGAGGGCCCAGACCCCGGCCAGGCCGAGATAGGCCCCGCGCCAGCCAAGGTTCGTCACCAGGACGCTGCTCAGCATCGGGGTCACGGCCGACCCCACTCCGATGCCGCAAAGCAGAACGGCCAAAGCAAGACCGCGGCTTTTGAAGAACAAGCTCGAGACGGCAGCGGTCCAGACCGTGGGACCGACACCCAGACTGGCGATGGCCAGCAGGCCACTGACGGCCCACCAGGTCCAGATAGACGACTGAACAGTCGAGAAGAGAGCCCATGCCGCACAGAATGCGATCGCGCCGGCTATGCCTATGCGGCGCGGCCCGAAGCGATCGACGGCAAGACCGACGAAGGGCGAGCAGACGACGGCGGCCAGCGACCCGATCGACAGCCCGGCCGAAATTTCAGTTCGACTCCAGCCAAAGGTCTCCTGTAGCGGGCCCATGAAGACGCCTGTGGAGTATACGTTCGCCGTTGACAGCGCCATGCCGCCGGCTGCCGCCAGCACGACGGACCAGCCGCGCCGCCATTCCTGTGTCGAGCTACCCAGCGGATTTGTCATTTGTGACCCGGAAGGCAGTCAACGTCGCCGAGTTCGAAACTCACCGGGCGGCGACGACGCCGGTCCTATCGGTCATTTGCATCAGGGTTTGGGTGACCGTGGGCATGACGGTCGCGGAAATAAGGAACGCTACCGCGAGAATCCCTGCCATCGCGCTGCCGCCAATCAGGGCCTCGACGAAGCCGCACAGAATTCTTCCTTCGGACTTTGCGCCCTGCATTCTCATCTCCCTTGTCGGGACATTGAGGTCCCAAATTCGTTAGGTGAATACTGGCACAATAATGCATATCGTCAATGTCATTAATAGCCGGTCCATCGTGGTCGCCCGTGATGAAACGGCCGCGCCCGGCCCGGCCGTATTAGCGACGCCTTGGAGTTTGCGTCCCCGATTGGGCACGGAGTTCGCCGGGGTTCTCGTGCCTCGGCGCAGGATATCGCCCAGGCAATATGTCCTTGATTCCTTCGCGACGCGCCGGGCATTGGCCTTTACCGGGGCGGATCAGCGCTTCAATCGTGCGACACTCGCTCTTATAGGCCCTTTACGCGCGCTAGGACTGCGACGCCTCATCCGATTCTGAAGGAAGACACCTAATGCCGACGATCATCGTGACAACGCGGGAAGGTGACAAGGTCAGCGTCGAGGCCGTCGTTGGCCGCTCAGTCATGGAAGCCATTCGGGACAAGGGAATCGACGAACTGATGGCCCTTTGCGGCGGATGCTGCTCCTGCGCGACCTGTCATGTCATCGTCGATCCGGAGTTCGTCCCCCAGCTGTCGGCGATGAGTGAAGACGAGGACGACCTGCTGGACAGTTCGGAGCATCGTCAGCCGACCTCAAGGCTGTCCTGCCAGATCCGGATGAAGGATGAACTGACGGGACTTCGGGTCACGATCGCACCCGAGGACTGACGACATAGCGGTTTGAATGAGCGGGTCTCCTGTGACCCAGGGGCGCAGCAATTGATGAAGACCTATGATGTGCTGATCGTCGGGGGAGGCCATGCCGGCGCTCAGGTGGCCGCAGCCCTGCGTCAGAGAAAATTCTCCGGTTCCGTCGCCATTGTCGGCGCCGAGCCCGAACTGCCCTACGAACGCCCGCCTCTATCAAAGGATTACCTGTCGGGTGAAAAGACGTTCGACAGACTGTTGATCCGGCCCGAAGCCTTCTGGATCGAGCGTGAGATCACGATGCTCTTGGGGCAGACGGTGGTCGCGGTGGATGCGGCGGCGCACACGGTTCGACTCGCGACTGGCGACATCCTCGGCTTTGGCGTGCTGATCTGGGCGGCCGGTGGGGAGCCGCGGCGTCTGGCTTGTAGTGGCCACGACCTCGACGGCGTCCATGGCGTCCGTACACGCGCCGACGTCGATCGGATGATGGAGGAACTCACCGCAGTCGATCGGGTCGTGGTCATCGGCGGCGGCTATATCGGGCTTGAAGCCGCGGCGGTTCTCGCAAAGGCGGGCAAGGCCGTGACGGTGCTGGAGGCCCAGGATCGGGTGCTGGCCCGGGTCGCTGGCGAAGTTTTATCACGGTTCTATGAGGCGGAACATCGGTCTCACGACGTGGAGGTCCGGCTCGGTGTGACCGTGGAGTGTATTGAAGAGGTCGCGCGGAAGGCGACAGGCGTCCGCCTTTCTGATGGTGAAATCCTGCCAGCCCAGATGGTCATTGTCGGCATCGGTATCGTTCCATCCGTGGAGCCCCTTCTCGCCGCCGGCGCCGAGGGTGGAAATGGCGTTGCGGTCGACGCCTTTTGTCGAACCAGCCTGGCGGACATCTATGCGATCGGTGATTGCGCGGCCCACGCCAATGCCTTTGCCAATGGGATGACCATTCGCGTAGAGTCGGTCCAGAACGCCAATGACCAGGCTATGGTCGTGGCCAGGGCGATCACAGGCGACCCGGTCCCTTACCACGCCGTGCCCTGGTTCTGGTCCAA
Encoded proteins:
- a CDS encoding 2Fe-2S iron-sulfur cluster-binding protein — its product is MPTIIVTTREGDKVSVEAVVGRSVMEAIRDKGIDELMALCGGCCSCATCHVIVDPEFVPQLSAMSEDEDDLLDSSEHRQPTSRLSCQIRMKDELTGLRVTIAPED
- a CDS encoding FAD-dependent oxidoreductase encodes the protein MKTYDVLIVGGGHAGAQVAAALRQRKFSGSVAIVGAEPELPYERPPLSKDYLSGEKTFDRLLIRPEAFWIEREITMLLGQTVVAVDAAAHTVRLATGDILGFGVLIWAAGGEPRRLACSGHDLDGVHGVRTRADVDRMMEELTAVDRVVVIGGGYIGLEAAAVLAKAGKAVTVLEAQDRVLARVAGEVLSRFYEAEHRSHDVEVRLGVTVECIEEVARKATGVRLSDGEILPAQMVIVGIGIVPSVEPLLAAGAEGGNGVAVDAFCRTSLADIYAIGDCAAHANAFANGMTIRVESVQNANDQAMVVARAITGDPVPYHAVPWFWSNQYDLRLQTVGLSLGHDQTVLRGSLDDRSFSVIYLKQGRVIALDCVNATKDYVQGKALVTAAVSPSVTDLADPAIPLKTLAPVA